One genomic region from Ruegeria sp. TM1040 encodes:
- a CDS encoding site-specific integrase, giving the protein MPKLTKRTVEALMPEAKDYFLWDSQIAGFGVRVMPSGAKTYQAQYRKGGRTRRVSVGRHGKITVDEARKLAKEIMGQVAKGENPAEEISQHRKAPTVAALCERFFEAHAKERCKPSTQKEYRRAIDLFIVPALGSFKVVDVERRDIAELHHKFRDKPHQANRTLGVLSKMFNLAEIWGLRPDGSNPCRHVPKYREVKRERFLSQSELQRLGQVLTEVEREGSETPHMVAAFRLLILTGCRLGEIQTLKWGYITANGMELPDSKTGARRIPLPQPARDVLARLPRTPGHPYVIEGKLPGQYATDLQHPWRRIRDRAGLCGVRIHDLRHTYASNAVSAGMPIQMVGRLLGHTQIQTTMRYAHLADDPVRQAAEENAARLGSMVGDIGRPRLRAV; this is encoded by the coding sequence TTGCCAAAACTGACGAAACGAACCGTCGAAGCCCTCATGCCAGAGGCCAAAGATTACTTCCTCTGGGACAGCCAAATCGCGGGTTTCGGCGTCCGGGTCATGCCCTCTGGTGCGAAGACCTATCAGGCGCAGTATCGCAAGGGGGGCAGAACCCGGCGCGTATCCGTTGGGCGGCATGGCAAAATCACAGTTGATGAAGCTCGTAAGCTGGCCAAGGAGATCATGGGGCAGGTCGCCAAGGGCGAGAACCCCGCCGAAGAGATCTCGCAGCACCGCAAAGCCCCCACCGTGGCTGCGCTCTGTGAGCGCTTCTTTGAGGCCCACGCTAAAGAACGCTGCAAGCCTTCCACCCAAAAGGAATATCGACGCGCCATCGATCTGTTTATCGTACCCGCACTGGGGAGCTTTAAGGTCGTAGACGTCGAGCGCCGGGACATTGCCGAGTTACACCACAAATTCCGCGACAAGCCGCATCAGGCCAATCGGACGCTGGGCGTTCTGTCGAAGATGTTCAATCTAGCCGAGATCTGGGGCCTGCGCCCGGATGGCTCTAATCCCTGCCGCCATGTCCCGAAGTACCGCGAAGTGAAGCGGGAACGCTTCTTGAGCCAATCGGAGCTGCAACGGTTGGGGCAGGTTCTGACCGAAGTGGAGCGCGAAGGCAGCGAAACGCCGCATATGGTCGCGGCATTCCGGCTGCTGATCCTGACCGGCTGTCGGTTGGGTGAAATCCAAACTTTGAAATGGGGCTACATCACCGCAAACGGAATGGAGCTACCGGACAGCAAGACCGGGGCGCGGCGCATCCCCCTGCCCCAACCGGCGCGGGACGTACTGGCGCGCCTGCCGCGCACCCCCGGCCATCCTTACGTGATCGAAGGGAAACTCCCCGGCCAATATGCCACTGACCTGCAACACCCATGGCGGCGCATCCGAGACCGGGCGGGCCTCTGTGGCGTACGCATTCATGACCTGCGCCATACCTATGCATCGAATGCGGTCTCTGCTGGAATGCCGATCCAGATGGTCGGGCGCTTGCTGGGCCATACCCAGATCCAAACCACAATGCGGTATGCGCATCTGGCAGATGATCCAGTCCGACAAGCCGCAGAAGAAAACGCCGCGCGTTTGGGGTCTATGGTCGGTGATATCGGGCGTCCGAGGTTGCGGGCCGTGTAA
- a CDS encoding tyrosine-type recombinase/integrase has protein sequence MLIFELALGTGQRASDLTRMEWGHIEVGRIWVTQGKTNVRFWIPFTKRLSSVLAGVDTSKSRFILTDESGHQLNYDQLQKQVIRVRRAAGLMDYSLHGLRDSAAGELAEAGCTDHQIAAITGHKSLSMVQKYSKGASQKRLAIEAQNLREQIWGKT, from the coding sequence TTGCTGATTTTTGAGCTTGCTCTTGGCACGGGGCAACGCGCATCAGACCTCACGAGAATGGAGTGGGGCCATATCGAAGTTGGGCGTATTTGGGTCACTCAAGGTAAAACGAATGTTCGGTTCTGGATCCCCTTCACAAAGCGGCTCTCTAGTGTTCTCGCTGGGGTCGATACCTCAAAGTCACGCTTCATCTTGACAGATGAGTCGGGCCATCAGCTGAATTATGATCAGTTACAAAAACAGGTTATTCGTGTGCGCAGAGCTGCTGGTCTGATGGACTACTCTCTCCACGGTCTCCGGGATAGTGCTGCGGGTGAGCTTGCAGAAGCGGGCTGCACTGACCATCAGATCGCGGCAATCACAGGTCACAAGAGCCTCTCGATGGTGCAGAAATATTCCAAGGGCGCGAGCCAAAAACGCCTCGCGATAGAGGCTCAAAACCTGCGAGAACAAATATGGGGCAAAACGTGA
- a CDS encoding SPOR domain-containing protein, translating to MKDKVSGPARLQRLVPSGAILALTGALVLAGCEEGANLPFLQPKDNAEQGLPSNSTKLVERDVEAPDVFQVTEAGLWDGRPSIGGVWVAHPDVKDPERVIIRNNANGKFVIGALFRRERAIPGPRLQVSSDAAAALSMLAGAPVELNVTALRREAVEDIPPEAEIPEIEGLEEQPQVAETAAVETQALDPIAGGAAAAIEAAAPAPEPAPAAPTPSARSALAKPYIQIGIFSVEANAKRTADQMRNAGIIPTVYEQSSNGKAFWRVVVGPAQSKGERTQLLKAVKAAGFADAYAVTN from the coding sequence ATGAAAGACAAGGTTTCTGGCCCGGCGAGACTTCAGAGATTGGTTCCCAGTGGCGCGATCCTTGCGCTAACTGGCGCATTGGTTCTTGCGGGCTGCGAAGAGGGCGCCAATCTGCCGTTCCTTCAGCCCAAGGACAATGCTGAACAAGGCCTGCCCAGCAATTCCACTAAGCTTGTAGAGCGCGATGTCGAAGCCCCGGATGTCTTTCAGGTGACCGAAGCTGGCCTGTGGGACGGTCGCCCCTCAATCGGTGGGGTCTGGGTGGCGCATCCAGACGTGAAAGATCCCGAGCGGGTGATCATTCGCAACAATGCCAACGGCAAATTCGTCATTGGGGCCCTGTTCCGGCGCGAGCGGGCGATTCCGGGACCGCGCCTGCAGGTATCTTCGGATGCGGCGGCAGCCCTGTCCATGCTGGCGGGCGCGCCTGTGGAACTGAATGTCACGGCCCTGCGCCGCGAGGCCGTCGAGGACATCCCGCCTGAGGCTGAGATCCCTGAAATTGAGGGGCTTGAAGAGCAGCCACAGGTTGCAGAAACGGCGGCGGTGGAGACACAAGCGCTGGATCCAATTGCCGGTGGTGCAGCCGCTGCCATCGAGGCCGCGGCACCCGCACCCGAGCCTGCCCCTGCGGCGCCAACGCCATCTGCTCGATCTGCCTTGGCAAAGCCATACATTCAGATTGGTATTTTTAGCGTCGAGGCCAACGCCAAACGCACCGCCGACCAGATGCGCAATGCGGGGATCATCCCAACAGTCTATGAGCAGTCTTCCAACGGCAAGGCGTTCTGGCGCGTGGTGGTCGGGCCCGCTCAGTCCAAAGGAGAGCGGACTCAGCTCCTGAAGGCGGTCAAGGCCGCTGGTTTTGCCGACGCCTATGCCGTGACAAACTGA